From a region of the Georgenia yuyongxinii genome:
- a CDS encoding cell wall-binding repeat-containing protein, which yields MTAEADEVIRIHGDDRIDTAVAASQAQRPHAFAPGTGTVIVTRSDDFPDALTAVPLADQLDAPILITPSGKALDDRVATEIRRLSAAHVVIAGGPGTVSVTAEEDLGAIVGAQSVHRIAGPDRYATAAALALWTITSAGQGESTAPPDPATMGPNEEWEQRRDTPVFLATGLDYPDALAAGAAAAQVNGVVLLTKGDQLDLHSHTGPWRQRGYTQSFMLGEEGEVITGPVYTVGGPATKVLHGRGTSFVGKDRYETAALVARSVTFFPDGVRTIAVASGEDFADAVVASGFVANRDGPLLLTRADSLPAATASYLASVSSPETTSLVRVFGGPGAVAPGVVASLSEAIS from the coding sequence GTGACCGCAGAGGCGGATGAAGTGATCCGCATCCATGGAGACGACCGTATCGACACCGCGGTCGCGGCGTCCCAGGCGCAGAGGCCGCACGCCTTCGCCCCCGGAACCGGCACCGTGATCGTCACCCGCTCCGACGACTTCCCGGACGCACTCACCGCCGTGCCGCTGGCTGACCAGCTGGACGCGCCGATCCTGATCACCCCGAGCGGAAAGGCGCTCGACGACCGGGTCGCCACCGAGATCAGGCGGCTCTCGGCGGCACACGTGGTCATCGCGGGAGGCCCGGGGACGGTCTCAGTGACGGCCGAGGAGGACCTCGGCGCGATCGTGGGGGCTCAGTCCGTCCACCGGATTGCCGGCCCCGACCGGTACGCCACCGCCGCCGCCCTCGCACTGTGGACGATCACCTCCGCCGGGCAGGGCGAGTCGACGGCGCCGCCGGACCCCGCGACCATGGGGCCGAACGAGGAGTGGGAGCAGCGCCGCGACACGCCCGTGTTCCTCGCGACCGGCCTTGACTACCCGGACGCCCTCGCCGCGGGCGCCGCAGCGGCCCAGGTGAACGGCGTCGTCCTCCTTACCAAGGGGGACCAGTTGGACCTTCACAGCCACACCGGACCATGGCGGCAGCGCGGATACACGCAGTCCTTCATGCTCGGCGAGGAGGGCGAGGTGATCACCGGACCCGTCTACACGGTCGGCGGCCCGGCGACGAAGGTGCTCCATGGCAGGGGGACGTCCTTCGTCGGCAAGGACCGGTACGAGACCGCCGCGCTCGTCGCACGCTCGGTGACGTTCTTCCCCGACGGCGTGAGGACGATCGCTGTCGCGTCGGGCGAGGACTTCGCCGACGCCGTCGTCGCGTCGGGTTTCGTCGCCAACCGGGACGGCCCGTTGCTGCTGACGAGGGCCGACTCGCTCCCCGCGGCCACCGCTTCCTACCTCGCCTCCGTCTCCTCGCCAGAGACGACGTCGCTGGTTCGGGTGTTCGGCGGTCCCGGGGCCGTCGCGCCCGGGGTCGTGGCGTCGCTGAGCGAGGCGATCAGCTAG
- a CDS encoding glycosyltransferase family protein, protein MTDPAVLHFNDCANVGANLVRAARAQGWRWGYVPPAKVRPAATPEQLRGVGKARYLPFLAHRRQALQRADVVHVHYATSARLLRERFMPRRPYFLHLHGTDIRTQWLDPAYHEEVRRAAGEAVGVFYTTPDNREHALQARADAEYMPVFVNFDELPAWQPADRPRVVFVSRWEDVKGLADQLATAEQLANASGPDVELVGLDWGPGADAARRAGVRLIAPLPHPEYLDLLASAHVTVGQSTAILSVSELEAMAIGVPLAASGEHYPMPDGGTPPILTGTVGETVEQVVAALADPSATARTLDVARWVRDHHDAADHVAGLEARYRAATASA, encoded by the coding sequence GTGACCGACCCCGCCGTCCTGCACTTCAACGACTGCGCGAACGTGGGCGCGAATCTCGTGCGCGCGGCCCGCGCGCAGGGCTGGCGCTGGGGCTACGTCCCGCCCGCCAAGGTCCGCCCGGCTGCCACACCCGAGCAGCTGCGCGGCGTCGGCAAGGCCCGGTACCTGCCCTTCCTCGCGCACCGCCGCCAGGCCCTGCAGCGGGCCGACGTCGTCCACGTCCACTACGCCACGTCCGCCCGGTTGCTGCGGGAGCGCTTCATGCCGCGGCGCCCGTACTTCCTGCACCTGCACGGCACAGACATCCGCACCCAGTGGCTCGACCCCGCCTACCACGAGGAGGTCCGCCGGGCCGCCGGCGAGGCGGTGGGCGTCTTCTACACCACCCCGGACAACCGGGAGCACGCCCTGCAGGCCCGCGCCGACGCGGAGTACATGCCAGTGTTCGTCAACTTCGACGAGCTGCCCGCCTGGCAGCCGGCGGACCGGCCGCGGGTGGTCTTCGTGTCCCGGTGGGAGGACGTCAAGGGCCTCGCCGACCAGCTCGCCACCGCCGAGCAGCTCGCCAACGCCAGCGGCCCGGACGTCGAGCTGGTCGGGCTCGACTGGGGTCCGGGCGCCGACGCCGCCAGGCGGGCCGGGGTGCGTCTCATCGCGCCGCTCCCCCACCCGGAGTATCTCGACCTGCTCGCGTCCGCACACGTCACGGTCGGGCAGTCCACGGCGATCCTCAGCGTCAGCGAGCTCGAGGCGATGGCCATCGGCGTCCCGCTCGCCGCCTCGGGTGAGCACTACCCCATGCCCGACGGCGGGACCCCCCCGATCCTCACCGGCACGGTCGGGGAGACGGTCGAGCAGGTCGTCGCCGCCCTGGCGGACCCGTCCGCCACCGCGCGGACCCTCGACGTCGCCCGGTGGGTCCGCGACCACCACGACGCCGCCGATCACGTCGCGGGGCTCGAGGCCCGTTACCGCGCGGCGACCGCGAGCGCCTGA
- a CDS encoding cell wall-binding repeat-containing protein, producing MNKLIRRGSLAATAAIAVVLAGATGATAADTVNRLGGQDRIDTAIAASKNVYPDTETNNSKASYVVVARYDVYADALAATPLAEVAGNAPILLTQPGKGLDARVLAEIKRLNTENGDATLRVIIAGSEKGAVSAAAEQELVSAVGSANVFRVGGADRYETATLIADVIKTGKIGSTTLAGVSAVPTPQVYLARGDDFADALAAGAAAAEKGGVVLLTRGDKLEFFTNDYFNNNAVASANVVAVGGSAVTAAGTKAGVKLSGVDRYETAKIVAETFDSAPRVALASGQNFPDAVVAGAWAAANDAPVLLTKATETSPFTTVYFTANGNADVTVFGETGAVSKGVADAVKATLGATPVSGVFATSTSDAARTLTVKSTPSAKLTVTTKAGAVVASQTADTDEETIVTLKAGVPAGEVLVLSAVATNGAETAVFIKAPVVLSADAATVTTDATKITGKATPGADVKIAAGTGADVDWAKAATVKADANGVYTFEVKDAKVDPITEGSYTISATLAGAPNAFPVTVTAAKPVPAPAPTAGA from the coding sequence ATGAACAAGCTCATCCGCCGCGGCTCGCTTGCCGCAACTGCCGCCATCGCGGTCGTCCTGGCCGGCGCCACCGGCGCCACGGCCGCGGACACCGTGAACCGCCTCGGTGGTCAGGACCGCATCGACACCGCCATCGCGGCGTCCAAGAACGTCTACCCGGACACGGAGACGAACAACTCCAAGGCGAGCTACGTCGTCGTCGCCCGCTACGACGTCTACGCCGACGCGCTCGCCGCCACCCCGCTGGCCGAGGTCGCCGGCAACGCCCCGATCCTGCTCACCCAGCCGGGCAAGGGCCTGGACGCCCGCGTCCTCGCCGAGATCAAGCGCCTCAACACCGAGAACGGCGACGCCACCCTGCGCGTCATCATCGCCGGTAGCGAGAAGGGCGCCGTCTCCGCCGCCGCCGAGCAGGAGCTCGTCTCCGCCGTCGGCTCGGCCAACGTCTTCCGCGTGGGCGGCGCGGACCGGTACGAGACCGCCACGCTCATCGCCGACGTCATCAAGACCGGCAAGATCGGCTCGACGACCCTCGCGGGCGTCTCCGCGGTCCCGACGCCGCAGGTCTACCTTGCCCGCGGCGACGACTTCGCCGACGCGCTCGCCGCCGGCGCTGCCGCAGCCGAGAAGGGCGGCGTCGTGCTGCTCACCCGCGGCGACAAGCTGGAGTTCTTCACGAACGACTACTTCAACAACAACGCGGTCGCCTCGGCGAACGTCGTCGCAGTCGGCGGCTCCGCCGTCACCGCGGCCGGGACCAAGGCCGGCGTGAAGCTCTCCGGCGTGGACCGCTACGAGACTGCCAAGATCGTCGCGGAGACGTTCGACTCTGCACCGCGTGTGGCGCTGGCCAGCGGCCAGAACTTCCCCGACGCCGTCGTGGCGGGCGCCTGGGCGGCCGCGAACGACGCCCCGGTGCTGCTCACCAAGGCCACGGAGACCTCGCCGTTCACCACCGTGTACTTCACGGCCAACGGCAACGCCGACGTCACCGTCTTCGGTGAGACCGGCGCCGTCTCCAAGGGCGTCGCCGACGCCGTCAAGGCCACGCTCGGCGCGACGCCGGTCAGCGGCGTCTTCGCGACGTCGACCAGCGACGCCGCCCGTACCCTGACGGTCAAGTCGACGCCGAGCGCCAAGCTGACCGTGACCACGAAGGCGGGTGCGGTTGTCGCCAGCCAGACCGCAGACACCGACGAAGAGACGATCGTGACCCTCAAGGCCGGCGTGCCGGCCGGCGAGGTGCTCGTCCTCTCGGCAGTTGCGACCAACGGCGCCGAGACGGCTGTCTTCATCAAGGCGCCCGTCGTGCTCTCTGCGGACGCCGCCACGGTGACGACCGACGCCACCAAGATCACCGGCAAGGCCACCCCGGGCGCGGACGTCAAGATCGCCGCCGGCACTGGTGCGGACGTCGACTGGGCGAAGGCTGCGACCGTGAAGGCCGACGCCAACGGCGTGTACACCTTCGAGGTCAAGGACGCCAAGGTCGACCCCATCACGGAGGGCTCCTACACGATCTCGGCCACGCTGGCGGGTGCGCCGAACGCGTTCCCGGTGACGGTCACCGCTGCGAAGCCGGTTCCGGCCCCCGCGCCGACGGCGGGCGCCTGA
- a CDS encoding oligosaccharide flippase family protein — protein sequence MNRIRRYVGEHEFARHFLTLFSGSAIAQAIPIAASVVLTRLYEPADYGVLALYTSIVSAIATMAAWRYDVAIVLPRSDAEGRGLVRLSSRLVTVTAVVLTLVMLPLAGPIAQWLDAPALQPWLYLAGLNILVLGHIQIYISWLNRRKSYATMSGNRMLQAVGTTGTQLAAGFAGAGAPGLIGGTFVGPALGLALLARRARPEPGAAPAETAGLLRRYWRMPVLNGPTALIDAFRLNGINVLIGRIFGNALLGQFSLAWRTVQAPLTLVNGALSQIYYQRFATTERGGMRALAWWCVSRSTLLGVVPFAALFFLAEPAFAFVFGEQWRLAGRLAELLVPWLYLNFITSPLSTVFLVVERQGVSLAFSVIYMAVPLLTLLLAEGGIEAVVTLIAIEMAGLLVVFIGLALWVAGEWDKRAQRTAAAH from the coding sequence ATGAACCGGATCCGGCGGTACGTGGGCGAGCACGAGTTCGCGCGCCACTTCCTCACCCTCTTCTCCGGCTCCGCGATCGCGCAGGCCATCCCGATCGCCGCGTCCGTCGTCCTCACACGCCTCTACGAGCCCGCCGACTACGGCGTGCTCGCGCTGTACACCTCGATCGTCTCGGCGATCGCGACCATGGCGGCCTGGCGCTACGACGTCGCCATCGTGCTGCCCCGCTCCGACGCTGAGGGGCGCGGGCTCGTGCGGCTCTCGTCGCGGTTGGTGACGGTGACCGCCGTCGTCCTCACCCTGGTGATGCTGCCGCTCGCGGGACCCATCGCGCAGTGGCTGGACGCGCCCGCACTGCAGCCGTGGCTGTACCTGGCCGGCCTGAACATCCTCGTCCTCGGCCACATTCAGATCTACATCAGCTGGCTCAACCGCCGGAAGAGCTACGCCACGATGAGCGGCAACCGCATGCTGCAGGCCGTCGGGACCACCGGCACCCAGCTCGCCGCGGGGTTCGCCGGCGCGGGAGCGCCGGGCCTGATCGGCGGCACGTTCGTGGGACCGGCGCTCGGGCTGGCCCTGCTCGCCCGGCGTGCGCGGCCCGAACCCGGGGCGGCGCCCGCCGAGACGGCGGGGCTGCTGCGCCGGTACTGGCGCATGCCGGTGCTCAACGGGCCGACGGCGCTCATCGACGCGTTCCGGCTCAACGGCATCAACGTGCTCATCGGGCGGATCTTCGGCAACGCGCTGCTCGGGCAGTTCTCCCTCGCGTGGCGCACCGTGCAGGCGCCGCTGACGCTCGTCAACGGCGCGCTGTCGCAGATCTACTACCAGCGCTTCGCCACCACCGAGCGCGGCGGGATGCGCGCGCTGGCCTGGTGGTGCGTCTCGCGGTCGACGCTGCTGGGCGTGGTGCCGTTCGCGGCGCTGTTCTTCCTCGCCGAGCCGGCGTTCGCGTTCGTCTTCGGGGAGCAGTGGCGCCTGGCCGGGCGTCTCGCCGAGCTGCTGGTGCCGTGGCTGTACCTGAACTTCATCACCTCGCCGTTGTCCACGGTCTTCCTCGTCGTGGAGCGCCAGGGCGTCTCGCTGGCGTTCTCGGTGATCTACATGGCTGTCCCGCTGCTCACGCTCCTGCTCGCCGAGGGCGGCATCGAGGCGGTGGTGACGCTGATCGCTATCGAGATGGCGGGGTTGCTGGTGGTCTTCATCGGGTTGGCGCTCTGGGTGGCGGGGGAGTGGGACAAGCGGGCGCAGCGAACCGCCGCAGCCCACTGA
- a CDS encoding D-glucuronyl C5-epimerase family protein, translating to MRRAGLVGVLAAVALSLTGCVVLPAAGAGAAAEVSRRVELAQKPPRLSTPYRTSGFVLREIEPRPYDAERRDLDLADPEFEIDEDGVVVMWAGVDGKETGTRWVHPVATAQYALHALASYHREGRAEHLRRATANAEELLDHGELREGALWFSYDRDYVLGGIGNNVIRAPWYSGMAQGQALSLFVRMYEETGEERWRQAADRTMESFLVERDETTGLGFTLVDGGNLWFEEYAGNTEPLLVINGQNFALFGLYDYYVLTEDPRAAALFDAGATTVLDVFEDFREPGEISRYCVDGVVCEGERWQTDVYHMIHIHQLRLLGLITGESQFERDAKMLREDYYDSSLALR from the coding sequence ATGAGACGGGCTGGGCTGGTTGGCGTCCTGGCGGCGGTGGCGCTCAGCCTGACCGGCTGCGTGGTGCTGCCGGCGGCCGGTGCCGGGGCTGCGGCCGAGGTGAGCCGCCGCGTCGAGCTGGCGCAGAAGCCGCCGCGGCTGTCCACGCCCTACCGCACCAGCGGCTTCGTGCTCCGCGAGATCGAGCCGCGGCCCTACGACGCCGAGCGCCGTGATCTCGACCTCGCCGATCCCGAGTTCGAGATCGACGAGGACGGCGTCGTCGTCATGTGGGCCGGCGTGGACGGCAAGGAGACTGGAACCCGCTGGGTGCACCCGGTCGCCACGGCGCAGTACGCCCTGCACGCGCTGGCGTCGTACCACCGCGAGGGCCGGGCGGAGCACCTGCGCCGCGCCACCGCGAACGCCGAGGAGCTACTGGATCACGGCGAGCTTCGCGAGGGCGCGCTGTGGTTCTCCTACGACCGCGACTACGTCCTGGGCGGCATCGGCAACAACGTCATCCGCGCCCCGTGGTACTCGGGCATGGCGCAGGGGCAGGCCCTGTCGCTGTTTGTGCGGATGTACGAGGAGACCGGCGAGGAGCGGTGGCGCCAAGCCGCCGACCGGACGATGGAGTCGTTCCTCGTGGAGCGCGACGAGACAACCGGGCTCGGCTTCACCCTGGTCGACGGCGGCAACCTCTGGTTCGAGGAGTACGCCGGCAACACCGAGCCGCTGCTGGTCATCAACGGACAGAACTTCGCGCTGTTCGGGCTGTACGACTACTACGTCCTCACCGAGGATCCGCGGGCCGCGGCGTTGTTCGACGCGGGTGCGACCACCGTGCTCGACGTCTTCGAGGACTTCCGCGAGCCCGGTGAGATCTCCCGGTACTGCGTGGACGGGGTCGTCTGCGAAGGTGAGCGGTGGCAGACCGACGTCTACCACATGATCCACATCCACCAGCTCCGGCTGCTCGGCCTCATCACGGGTGAGTCGCAGTTCGAGCGGGACGCGAAGATGCTGCGTGAGGACTATTACGACTCGAGCCTCGCGCTGCGGTAG
- a CDS encoding glycosyltransferase — MADPAVDVVIAVHTPTRPIARAVASVLDGNGQGVRLSVVCHNIDADQIAAEVPPGHREQVRFLEHRDSVRSAAGPFNAGMRAADGEFVSIMGSDDTMEPGAVASWLALARRTGAETVVARLVRGARRTIVPTPPTRPRLRGLSDPLADRLSYRSAPLGLVSTAARARLGAELAEGLAVGDDVPYVTRLWFESKVAVDRGGPAYVIGEDAADRVTYAPRPIAVELAFVHHLFDQPWFAAYPLRARQAVAVKVARIHLFGAVFHRQDAAIWTAEERAALAAVTRRLAEAAPGYERVLSLADRRVLDAAADPAALAEELIAGARARRRHGRPSTVLTRDPRGLLAREGPARFMAASLLVR; from the coding sequence GTGGCTGACCCGGCCGTCGACGTCGTCATCGCGGTCCACACCCCCACCCGGCCCATCGCCCGGGCGGTGGCCTCGGTGCTGGACGGCAACGGCCAGGGCGTGCGGCTCAGCGTGGTGTGCCACAACATCGACGCCGACCAGATCGCCGCCGAGGTGCCGCCCGGCCACCGCGAGCAGGTGCGGTTCCTCGAGCACCGGGATTCTGTCCGCAGCGCGGCCGGGCCGTTCAACGCCGGTATGCGGGCCGCCGATGGCGAGTTCGTCTCGATCATGGGCTCGGACGACACGATGGAGCCGGGCGCCGTCGCCTCCTGGCTCGCGCTGGCCCGGCGCACCGGTGCCGAGACCGTGGTGGCCCGCCTGGTGCGCGGGGCGCGCCGGACCATCGTGCCCACCCCGCCCACCCGGCCCAGGTTGCGCGGACTCTCCGACCCCCTGGCCGACCGGCTCAGCTACCGCAGCGCCCCGCTCGGACTGGTGTCCACCGCCGCCCGGGCACGGCTCGGGGCCGAGCTCGCCGAGGGGTTGGCGGTGGGCGACGACGTCCCCTACGTCACCCGGCTGTGGTTCGAGTCGAAGGTGGCCGTCGACCGCGGCGGTCCCGCCTACGTCATCGGCGAGGACGCCGCCGACCGGGTGACCTACGCGCCCCGGCCGATCGCCGTCGAGCTGGCGTTCGTGCACCACCTGTTCGACCAGCCGTGGTTCGCCGCCTACCCGCTGCGGGCACGGCAGGCCGTCGCGGTGAAGGTGGCCCGCATCCATCTCTTCGGGGCGGTGTTCCACCGGCAGGACGCCGCGATCTGGACTGCCGAGGAGCGCGCCGCGCTCGCGGCCGTCACCCGGCGGCTGGCCGAGGCGGCGCCGGGCTACGAGCGGGTGCTCTCGCTCGCGGACCGCCGCGTGCTCGACGCGGCGGCCGACCCCGCGGCGCTGGCCGAGGAGCTGATTGCCGGCGCCCGGGCGCGGCGCCGCCACGGCCGGCCGAGCACGGTGCTGACGCGGGACCCGCGCGGACTGCTCGCCCGCGAAGGCCCGGCGCGGTTCATGGCCGCTTCACTGCTCGTGCGATAG
- a CDS encoding MarR family winged helix-turn-helix transcriptional regulator: MKTSELRRARLPRTAAGWTSTPYYLVTIGNAISWGSALGYLRRFGVGVNEWRLMAHVANEPGCTAADVSRFLRTNKAVVSRSLKTLQDKGLVGLDSADGARRIYLTEDGVALHDRILPIAVRREQILLDGLDEEERELLIGMLRRMHANLTAMNEFDHGADVEGVGVGERRG; encoded by the coding sequence GTGAAGACCAGTGAGCTCCGGCGGGCCAGGCTGCCGCGCACCGCGGCGGGATGGACGTCCACGCCGTACTACCTGGTGACGATCGGCAACGCGATCTCCTGGGGCAGCGCCCTGGGGTACCTGCGACGCTTCGGGGTCGGGGTGAACGAGTGGCGGCTGATGGCGCACGTGGCCAACGAACCGGGGTGCACCGCGGCCGACGTCAGCCGGTTCCTGCGCACCAACAAGGCGGTCGTGAGCCGCAGCCTGAAGACCCTCCAGGACAAGGGGCTCGTGGGGCTCGACAGCGCCGACGGCGCACGGCGCATCTACCTCACCGAGGACGGGGTCGCCCTGCATGACAGGATCCTGCCGATCGCAGTGCGCCGGGAGCAGATCCTCCTCGACGGCCTGGACGAGGAGGAGCGGGAGCTGCTCATCGGCATGCTGCGCAGGATGCACGCCAACCTCACCGCCATGAACGAGTTCGACCACGGCGCGGACGTGGAGGGCGTCGGCGTCGGGGAGCGGCGTGGCTGA
- a CDS encoding M24 family metallopeptidase: MTTTKELTPVHIPPPGPTPRAEYEDRQYRLRSAMAVNHLDLLVCYGDAWRTANTRYFTDFRPVDGINGIEQAVLLFPLAGDPQLFVADGCLDAAQETTPFPVHLLSELPGISTAKAGVWTKGRVGFAGSGQVPAPVRATLEAALDGCRVTDTDVLARTKAVKSDWEVSQLRHAAALTDVAIARLEEIVASGERCTERDLAREADMAMIGAGADGVAFLSMVQSGPRSSFSLALPSGRTIAPGDLVLTDIGARYGNYVADGGRGFTVGEVSEAVLDVVDASVCAVEAGLAYARPGVTASALNHEIQGVLVDRGYAEYSIEARGRGTGHGTGMDPEEEYPWIGPTNDDVLEPGMVFTLKATINKPGVGGLRTERLVHLTEDGASPLDQFPMRNHW, translated from the coding sequence GTGACCACGACGAAGGAGCTCACCCCCGTGCACATCCCGCCCCCCGGACCGACACCGCGCGCGGAGTACGAGGACCGGCAGTACCGCCTCCGCTCGGCCATGGCGGTCAACCACCTCGACCTGCTCGTCTGCTACGGCGACGCCTGGCGGACCGCGAACACGAGGTACTTCACCGACTTCCGTCCGGTGGACGGCATCAACGGCATCGAGCAGGCCGTCCTGCTCTTTCCGCTGGCCGGCGACCCGCAGCTGTTCGTCGCCGACGGATGCCTCGACGCCGCTCAGGAGACCACGCCGTTTCCGGTCCACCTGCTCAGCGAACTTCCGGGCATCTCCACGGCAAAGGCCGGCGTCTGGACGAAGGGGAGGGTCGGCTTCGCCGGTTCTGGGCAAGTGCCCGCCCCGGTCCGGGCAACGCTCGAGGCCGCGCTGGACGGCTGCCGCGTGACGGACACCGACGTGCTGGCCCGCACCAAGGCGGTGAAGTCGGACTGGGAGGTCAGCCAGCTGCGCCATGCCGCCGCGCTGACCGACGTGGCGATCGCCCGGCTGGAGGAGATCGTCGCCTCCGGTGAGCGGTGCACCGAGCGCGACCTCGCCCGCGAGGCGGACATGGCGATGATCGGAGCCGGGGCAGACGGCGTGGCATTCCTTTCCATGGTGCAGTCCGGCCCACGGTCGTCCTTCAGCCTGGCGCTGCCGTCCGGCCGGACGATCGCACCGGGAGACCTCGTCCTGACCGACATCGGCGCGCGTTACGGCAACTACGTGGCCGACGGCGGACGCGGCTTCACCGTCGGTGAGGTCTCCGAGGCGGTCCTCGACGTGGTCGACGCATCCGTCTGCGCCGTCGAGGCCGGGCTCGCCTATGCGCGGCCGGGCGTGACGGCGTCCGCCCTGAACCACGAGATCCAGGGGGTGCTCGTCGACCGCGGCTACGCGGAGTACTCCATCGAAGCGCGCGGGCGGGGCACCGGCCACGGCACGGGGATGGACCCGGAGGAGGAGTACCCCTGGATCGGGCCCACGAACGACGACGTGCTCGAGCCAGGGATGGTCTTCACGCTCAAGGCCACCATCAACAAGCCCGGCGTGGGCGGCCTGCGGACCGAGCGGCTCGTTCACCTCACCGAGGACGGGGCCAGCCCGCTCGACCAGTTCCCGATGCGGAACCACTGGTGA
- a CDS encoding TRAP transporter large permease encodes MTIAPTERRGNAVAPPEESTKLDELHESEDLPAARAPRLQAVVLFDRTIETATALLLIAMVGVAITQVFMRYVMDAPLAWPEEMSRWAFMWLVMLGCVTVTRTGSHIRMSMFVHLLPTRTRPYTDLLGIALSASALALVGYLGIGLMAETTGFSISGHVSYEWLYLALPVGALLSLLNLLRADVTGVPRWAVPATVAVGAVLAFVVLEGVQYSYLVVLDATVLSLVASMLLLALGAPVAHALLLGAAVAFAAGDLPEVVIANHFASAVSTNFTLLAIPFFIFMGALMNAGGITRAIIDLALSLVGHLRGGLGQVNIATSTLLGGLSGSSSADSAMVAKLLVRPMEQAGYPRAFAAALTAMGSITTTMIPPSISFLLYASLAGVSVGALFMAGVIPGLIFAAALMVAVWLLAGRVYRGIRAEPRSGWSQKGRALVYALPALLLPLGILMLLRQGAVTATEAGAVACLFAVVIGTFVYRRVSLGSFWAAAKESANDTAVILFLLAASGPLAWLLIAEQVPANVARRLEGIDNQALLMVLIVVFLLVVGLVLEPPPAMVLVVPILAPIAEAAGIDLVWLGVVLVLSIMLGQITPPVGGLIFIAAAVARAKVASVYWEARWLYLPVAVVLLLLVLFPALSLWLPTTLGFG; translated from the coding sequence GTGACCATCGCGCCCACGGAGCGCCGCGGGAACGCCGTCGCGCCCCCCGAGGAGTCGACGAAGCTCGACGAGCTGCACGAGTCCGAGGACCTGCCCGCCGCCCGCGCCCCGCGGCTCCAGGCCGTAGTCCTGTTCGACCGGACGATCGAGACGGCGACCGCGTTGCTGCTGATAGCCATGGTCGGCGTCGCCATCACGCAGGTGTTCATGCGCTACGTGATGGACGCGCCCCTGGCGTGGCCGGAGGAGATGTCCCGCTGGGCCTTCATGTGGTTGGTGATGCTCGGCTGTGTCACTGTCACCCGGACCGGCAGCCACATCCGGATGTCAATGTTCGTGCACCTCTTGCCGACTCGGACCCGGCCGTACACGGACCTCCTCGGCATCGCGCTCTCGGCGTCGGCGTTGGCGCTTGTGGGCTACCTCGGCATCGGACTCATGGCGGAGACCACAGGGTTCTCCATCAGCGGTCACGTCTCCTACGAGTGGCTCTACCTCGCCCTGCCGGTCGGTGCGCTCCTCTCGCTGCTGAACCTGCTGCGGGCGGACGTGACCGGCGTGCCGCGGTGGGCGGTCCCGGCGACCGTGGCCGTTGGTGCAGTGCTGGCCTTCGTCGTGCTCGAGGGGGTCCAGTACTCCTACCTCGTCGTCCTCGACGCGACCGTCCTGTCGCTGGTGGCATCGATGCTGCTGCTCGCACTCGGTGCCCCTGTGGCCCACGCGCTGCTCCTCGGCGCGGCGGTCGCCTTCGCCGCGGGCGACCTGCCGGAAGTGGTCATCGCAAACCACTTCGCCTCCGCGGTCAGCACCAACTTCACGCTGCTCGCCATCCCGTTCTTCATCTTCATGGGCGCGCTCATGAACGCCGGCGGGATCACCCGGGCAATCATCGACCTTGCCCTGTCCCTGGTGGGCCACCTGCGCGGCGGCCTCGGACAGGTCAACATCGCCACTTCGACGCTGCTGGGCGGGCTGTCCGGGTCCAGCTCGGCCGACTCCGCCATGGTGGCGAAGCTGCTGGTGCGGCCTATGGAGCAGGCCGGTTATCCGCGCGCGTTCGCCGCGGCGCTGACCGCCATGGGCTCCATCACGACGACGATGATCCCGCCGTCGATCTCGTTCCTGCTCTACGCCTCGCTCGCCGGCGTCTCGGTCGGCGCGCTGTTCATGGCCGGCGTCATCCCGGGCCTGATCTTCGCGGCCGCACTGATGGTCGCCGTCTGGTTGCTGGCCGGGCGGGTCTACCGCGGCATCCGGGCCGAGCCCAGGAGCGGGTGGTCGCAGAAGGGACGTGCCTTGGTTTACGCCCTCCCGGCACTGCTCCTGCCGCTCGGGATTCTCATGCTGCTGCGCCAGGGCGCCGTCACCGCCACGGAGGCCGGTGCGGTCGCCTGCCTATTCGCGGTCGTCATCGGCACGTTCGTGTACCGCAGGGTCTCGCTCGGCTCCTTCTGGGCCGCGGCAAAGGAGTCGGCCAACGACACTGCGGTGATCCTCTTCCTGCTCGCCGCGTCCGGGCCGCTCGCGTGGCTCCTCATCGCCGAGCAGGTCCCCGCCAATGTCGCGCGCCGCCTGGAGGGAATCGACAACCAGGCCCTTCTCATGGTGCTCATCGTTGTCTTCCTGCTGGTGGTCGGGCTCGTGCTCGAGCCGCCGCCGGCGATGGTGCTCGTCGTGCCGATCCTCGCCCCGATCGCCGAGGCAGCCGGCATCGACCTCGTCTGGCTCGGCGTCGTGCTCGTCCTGTCGATCATGCTCGGCCAGATCACCCCGCCGGTCGGCGGCCTGATCTTCATCGCCGCCGCCGTCGCTAGGGCGAAGGTGGCCTCCGTCTACTGGGAGGCGCGGTGGCTTTACCTGCCCGTCGCCGTCGTGCTCCTGTTGCTCGTCCTCTTCCCGGCCTTGTCCCTCTGGCTTCCGACCACGCTGGGCTTCGGCTGA